One genomic window of Nicotiana sylvestris chromosome 10, ASM39365v2, whole genome shotgun sequence includes the following:
- the LOC104227689 gene encoding hydroxyproline-rich systemin B yields the protein MRALFLIYLILSPFRAVSRTLLENHEGLNVGSGYGRGTNLPPPSPASSPPSKEVSNSVSPTRTDEKTSENTELVMTTIAQGENSNQLFPFLTSSDNYQLASFKKLSVSYLLPVSYVWKLISSSSFNHDLVDIFDTSSDEKYWNRKPLSPPSPKPADGHRPLQSY from the exons ATGAGAGCTCTCTTTCTCATCTACCTTATCCTTTCTCCCTTTAGAGCTGTATCAAGAACTTTGCTAG AAAATCATGAGGGGCTTAACGTAGGATCTGGTTATGGAAGGGGTACAAATCTACCACCaccatctccagcttcatctccCCCGAGCAAGGAAGTATCCAACAGTGTCTCTCCTACTCGCACTGATGAGAAAACCTCTGAAAACACTGAACTCGTTATGACAACAATTGCTCAAGGGGAAAACAGTAATCAGCTGTTTCCATTTCTAACTTCATCAGACAATTACCAATTAGCAAGTTTCAAGAAATTGTCCGTCTCATACCTTCTGCCTGTCTCATATGTGTGGAAACTGATCAGTTCGTCGTCTTTTAATCACGATCTTGTAGATATTTTTGACACGAGCTCCGATGAAAAATACTGGAATCGTAAGCCTCTATCACCACCTTCTCCAAAGCCAGCAGATGGTCATCGTCCTCTTCAGTCCTATTAA